CTGGCCCTGGTGGCTGGTCTCTTCAACCTCGTGGTTGGCGTCATCTTCTTCTTTCATCTTGAAGCGAAGCTCTGCCTGGCTCAGACCACTCTGTGTGTCTGGCCGAAAGCAACCGAGCCTACCCCTATTCTGAGCCATTTTATTGGCGCTATTGTGCTGGGTAACGCTGTTGGGGCTTTCCTGCTGGCCCGCGAGCATGACTGGCTGCGCGTCCGCCCGCTGGTAGTGGTGGGCATCGTGTATGGCGCGCTGGTTCCGGCTGGTTTGTTGTACGATGCGTTTCAGCCCAACTTCAATTCGTTTTTCTGGGCGTATATCATCTTCGATCTCGCCTTTGAGATGGTATTTATCGCTCTCTTTGTCTATCACGAACGCTACCAGCCGCCAACTCCTGCCGCCTCTCAAGCGGTTGGTAAGCCAATCGGCCAGGAACAATAGCCAGGCACGCCCCTGGTAGGGCAGGGACAACGATGATACAGTGGCCCTTCGCCAGCAGCCCACCACCTGAGCGGCCAAAACCATCGCCAGCGCCGCTGGTGGGACGCGAGCGGGAGATGGAGCTTCTGCGGCATGCTTTACAAGCTATCGTGACGAGCGGCGACCATTTTGCGCCGACAACGCCTCACGCGCTTTTTGTCGCCGGGGCGGCTGGTGTTGGCAAAACACGGCTGCTGCGCGAATTGAGCGTGGAGGCTGCGGAGAGCGGCGCGATTGTGCTGTGGGGCGGCGCGTATGAGTCCGGGCTGCTGCCTCCCTATCTGCCCTTCACCGAGGCGCTGCGCCCCCACCTGCGCAGCCTCTCGTCCAGCCAGCTTGCGCGCCTGCTGGGTCTTTCCACCACCAACGGGGCCAGCGGCCAGAGCGCGGCGCTGCCCCAGCTTGGGCTGCAATGTCTGGCGCAGCTTTTTCCGCAGATTGCCACGCTGCCCGGCCTGCCAGCGCCCCAGGAGGCGCTGACGCCGGAGCAGGAGAAGTTTGGCTTGCTGGATGGCATCGCCACGCTGCTTGAGCGCATCGCCGCGCCGATGGAGGGGAAAGCGCACAAAACCCAGCCCATTCTGCTGTGTCTGGATGATCTGCAATGGGCCGACAGCGCCAGCCTGGAACTCTTGCTGTATCTGACGGCGCGGCTGCGCAATGCCAGTGTTCTGCTGCTGGGGGCGCTGCGCAACGGCTTTATTGACCCCAGCGCGGGCAGCGCGCTGGGGCGGGCGATTGCCGAACTCAACCGCCAGCGGCTTTTCACGCTGCTGCTGCTGACTCCGCTCAGCGAAGGGGCGTCGAGTGTGCTGCTGGACGCGCTGTTGCCAGGAGGGGTTGCGCCCGATCTGCAACAGGCGGTTCTGGCGCGCGCCGAGGGCAACCCCTTCTTTATAGAGGAATTGGTTCACGCGCTGCAAGGGTCCGGCCAGATTGTGTTGCAGGATGGCCGCTGGCAGCGCGCGCGGGGGGGGCAGCAGGCGCTGAACGGGCCGCTGCCGGAACTGCCGCCCAGCATCAAGATGACGCTGGCGCTGCGTCTGGAGCCGCTGAGCGCGCCTTGCCGTGATCTGCTGCGCGCTGCGGCGCTCTGCGGGCCAGCGTTCTATCCCGATGTGCTGGCTGCCGCTACGGGTCAGAGCCAGGAAGCGGTGCTAGACTTGCTGGATGAAGCCAGCGAGGCGGGATTGATTGAGGCTGCCCCTGATGATGAGATCGAAAGCGTGGGCGCGCTGGGCGCGTTCAGTTTCGCGCAGCGCATCGCCCGTGAGTTATTGGCGGGGCAACTGCCCCGCCAGAGTCGGCGACGGCTGCATGCCGCGCTTGCCAGCGCCTTGCAGGCTCGCTCGCGCAGCCGCCAGGCCGCCGAACGCAGCGCCGCCGAGATCGCGCACCATTTCACGCAGGCCGGACGCACGCGCCAGGCGATTCACTGGACGGTGCTGGCGGGGGATGTCGCGGCGGGGCGGCACGCGCAGCGCGAAGCCATCGGGTTTTATCGCAGCGCGCTCGCCCTGCTGGACACCAGCGCGCCAGAGCCGGTAGACACTGATGAGGTGGGCAGCGAGGAACCAGGCGAGGTGTATCGTTCGGGGCAGTTACACTGGCGGCTGGCCGAAAGCTGGTTTCGGCTGGGTGAGTTTCAATCCGCGCTGCGCAGCTTTCAATCGGCTTTGGACGAGGAGCGCGCCAGAGGTGACGCGCTGGGCCTGGCGAAGCTGAACCGGCTGATCTCCGACGCTTACCGCCAGTTGGGGCAGTATGACCAGGCGTTTGGCTATCTTCAGGCGGCGCAAGCGGCGCTGGGAACATTCGAAGCGCCGGAGGCGGGCCAACCAACAGATGCCGCGCTGGTTGAGCAGATGTTGCAGCGGCAATCGCTGGCGGTGCTGATGATTGGCGCGGGACAGGGCGAAGCCGCCGAAGGGGCGCTGCGCGAGTCTCAGCAGCTTGCCATCCGCACCGGAGATCGCAGCGGCCAGGCGTTCGCGCTGCATATGCTGGGCTGGATTAAAGGCTGGGGCGAACAGATCGCCCAGGCGATCCAACTCCAGGTGCAGGCCCGCGATCTGCTGCTGGAGATTGGCGATCCGTTTCACGCCGCGCTGGGCTATGAAGGGCTGGGCATCGTCTATCAGGCTATCGGCGATACGCAAAACGCGCTGAAAGAGACTGAAGCCGGGATGGCGCTTGCCACGCGCTATGGCATTCTGCGCTCTATTCCCTGGCTGCGCTATAACCTGGGAGTGCTGGCGCTGGCGCAGGGTCGTTGGGCCGACGCCGCGCAGACGCTGGAAGAGGCGCGCAGCGAAAGCGAGCGCGCGAATGACGCGCGCCTGAAGCCGATTTTGCGGCAGGCGCTGGGTATCCTGGCGTGGCGTATGGGCAAACAGGAGCAGGCCAGGAAGGCGCTGGAAGATAGCTATCAGGCTGCCCAGGTCAGCTTCGAGTGGCTGCCAGGGAGCGCCGGGCTGCTGGGGTGGTTTCTTGCGATGAACGGCAGCCCCGACGCAGCCAGACCGTATCTCGATCAGGCCACCATGCGATCCTTTTTCACTCCGGTTGGCTTTGCCGCCGATTACTATCTGCCCTTCGTGATGGAGGGTCTGCTGGCCTGTGGGGATGTGGAGGCGGCTGCCAGCCTGGCCGAGCGCGTCAAACCCTGGAGCGAGCGGCAATATTATGGCGTCAGCGCGCAGCGCATCCTGGGCCGGGTGGCCGCAGCGCAAGAGCAGTGGACGGAGGCGCAACGCTCTTTTGCTGCGGGGCTGGAGTTCTGCCGTCGCGCGGGCAGCCGACCTGAGCAGGTCAGCACGCTGCTGGCCTGGGCAGGCGCGGCGCTGGATCAGGCGCGGGCGCAGCCCACCCAGGCGTCGGCGCTGATGGATGAGATCGAGCGGCTGACGGAAGAGGCCGAAAGCCTGAGCGGCGTCCTGAAGCTTCCTGAGCAGGCAGAGCAGGCGGTGGCGCTGCGCGCCGAAGCTGCGGCGGTTCACAAGCAGGCGGTGGCAGCAGCGGCGCTGCCGGGGACGCAGCGTATCGATCCCGCCGTGCTGAAGGGTCTGACGCCGCGCGAACTGGAGGTGCTGCGCCTGGTGGCCGACGGCAAGACCGATAAGGAAATCGCCGAAGAATTAGTGATCAGTCCACGTACCGCGAACCGGCACATCGCCAATATCTTTCTCAAGATAGATGTGACTTCACGCGCCGCTGCGGCGGCTTACGCCATTCGTAACCGGCTGGTCTGACAATACTTTTATCTTGTATTTTCAACCTGGTTCTACTACAATGACTCTGTACTGCTACGCTGACCAGAGGAGGCGCACGTGACCACAAGGGGAGCAAAGCATGGCGACAATCACTGAAATGGTAGACCAGATCAAAGCCCAGACGGCACAGCTTGATAGGGACGGGCAGGCAGCGTTGGTGGATGCTCTGGAGGAGTGGCTGGATGAATTGAGGTGGGATCTCAGCTTCAGCAGCCCGGAGGGCCAGGCCACACTGGACCGCCTGACAGCGGAGGCAATGGCCGATGTTGCCAGGGGCGACGTGGAGGATGGTGGTTTTGATGGCCGCTAGGCTGCGCTCCCGGCGCACCAAGCGGTTCAAAGAGATGCAGACTGCTCTCCCCGCCGAGATCCAGCGTCAGGCTGAGGCTGCTTACGCTCTGTTCCGCGTAGACCCGTCGTATTCGAGCCTGCACTTTAAGCGGCTGGAGGATAGCCAGCCACCGCGATATGGCGTGCGCATTGGCGCCCACTACCGCGCCGTCGGCTACCTGGAGGGCGATCTGGTGACATGGTTCTGGATAGGGTCGCATGAAGCCTTCAACAAGGCTTTTGCTGAGAACAAGAGGCGGCATCATGGCTGATCTGGAGAACAGCGAACATATCGAGCAGCCGACGGGAGCGCCCGCGCATGGGGGCCGCGAAGGTTCCGGCCAGCCCGCCGCAAATGAGGAGACTTCTGATCCTGCGCCTGCCGGAGCGGCAGATGGGCAGGCCGCGCCAGCCCCGTTGGCCGGGCTGCGCGGCGCGGAGTACGTGAAGGCGCTCAGCGGGCATCGTCTGGTGAGTGTCGAGGTTCCCTTGATCCCCAGCGAGCGACGCGGGGACTGGGAGCGCGCCAAAGGGGTGAAGATTCGCGTCACGACACGCCAGGCGCCCGACCAGGAAGGGACCGGCAGCCCTCGGCTGGACCGCGACCACGCGCTGACGGCGCTGGTGATCGCGCTTCAGCGCCCCGGCGCGACACGCTTTGATCAGATTGATTTGCGCGGCAATCCGGCGAAAGAGGCTATCGAACGCCTTTCCGATTACGTGAACCAGGCGCGGCTGCGCGCGCAGGCTCAGACGGGCAAAAAATGGACGGCAAGCCAGGTCTTTCTCGTTCCTATTGAGGATGCGTGATGGGGTCTTATACCGCATCCGTATGAAGCGGAGCGTGTTACCTGTAGCGCCGCCGTCTCGGCGGCCACCGCTGCGCCAGGGCGAGCGTTCGCCCTTGGGGCTAGCGTCCCAGCAGGCCAGCGACAAGCCGCCTGGAAGGCGGCGCTACAAGTCGAAGCCGCAAGCATACAACAGGATTTGGTATTATCAGGCTGCGAGCCGCTTGCCAGGCCGTATGATCTGGCCTTCTACCAATTTCCCCCCTCTGCTATAATAGTCCATAGGAAACGGGCGTATTCGATCCGGAGGGAATTGGTTTTAAGAAGGGATGGGTTTCTATGGCAGCAAAGGCCCGGCGCAACAACCTCCTGCGCTTCTCCAACGTTCCACCCAGTATCCTGATTGTCACTATCGCGGCTTCCTGGTTAGGCATGGCTACCAGCATTATCCTGGGCTATCCGCTGGCAATCATCGGCATCGTCACGATCCTTCCCTGGCTCCCGGTGTTCGCATCGGAGGCGCTCTGGAAATATCGCCACTATGCCTGGTTCGCCCTCTTTGAGATTCTGATCGTAACCCAGGGACTCCACTTTATCGAACACATTGCTCAGATCATCGAAGTAGATGTGATCGGCTGGCCTCGCTCGCTCTCGCGGGGCATCATCGGCAACCTGGATGCTGAGTATGTCCATTTCTTCTTTGACACGTTCCTTTTAATTGGCACGAGCGTTCTGCTCTTTGGCAAGTTCAGGAGAAATATCCCCCTCTGGATTGCCTGGGTCGTGGCCGTCTGGCACACTATTGAACACTGGTACATCACGTACTTTTACACCTTCGACTTCCCCAATTACGACGGGAATAATCCGCTTGGCCTGCGCGCGCATGAAGGGCTGCTGGGCCACAATGGCCTGCTCTGGCCGAGTTCGCCTTTCCCGCGCATCGAGCTGCATTTTCTGTATAACCTGATCTATACCACTCCGCTGGTCTGGGCCTTTGTGCTGGTGGTGCGCACCGCCTATGACGAATATCTGAGGAAGGCGTTCCCCCGTCTCTCCGAGGCGCACCTGGGCAGGCTCAACAGCAATCTGGAATCGCTGCAAGCGCGCGCGGGCGAGATAATTATTCGCCAGGGCGAGCCTGCCGACAAGTTCTATATCATTTCCAGAGGCGAGGCGGAAGTGCTTCAGGAGACAGGCGGGCGGGCAGTGGTCATCAACACTCTGGCGAGCGGCCAGTTCTTCGGGGAGGTTGGTCTGCTTACCGGCGCGCCGCGCAACGCTTCGGTGCGGGCGCGCACCTTTTGCGATCTGCTGGCCCTTGACCGCGATACCTTCCGCTCGGTGATTGGCAGTTCTGTGCCCACCGCCCAGGACTACGCGCAGGTGCTGGCGCTGCGGAGCGGCTCGCGCATTCCAGCCGTGAACGTCGCTGGAACCGGCGGGGGGGCTGGAGTTCCTGGCG
The Ktedonobacterales bacterium DNA segment above includes these coding regions:
- a CDS encoding AAA family ATPase; translation: MIQWPFASSPPPERPKPSPAPLVGREREMELLRHALQAIVTSGDHFAPTTPHALFVAGAAGVGKTRLLRELSVEAAESGAIVLWGGAYESGLLPPYLPFTEALRPHLRSLSSSQLARLLGLSTTNGASGQSAALPQLGLQCLAQLFPQIATLPGLPAPQEALTPEQEKFGLLDGIATLLERIAAPMEGKAHKTQPILLCLDDLQWADSASLELLLYLTARLRNASVLLLGALRNGFIDPSAGSALGRAIAELNRQRLFTLLLLTPLSEGASSVLLDALLPGGVAPDLQQAVLARAEGNPFFIEELVHALQGSGQIVLQDGRWQRARGGQQALNGPLPELPPSIKMTLALRLEPLSAPCRDLLRAAALCGPAFYPDVLAAATGQSQEAVLDLLDEASEAGLIEAAPDDEIESVGALGAFSFAQRIARELLAGQLPRQSRRRLHAALASALQARSRSRQAAERSAAEIAHHFTQAGRTRQAIHWTVLAGDVAAGRHAQREAIGFYRSALALLDTSAPEPVDTDEVGSEEPGEVYRSGQLHWRLAESWFRLGEFQSALRSFQSALDEERARGDALGLAKLNRLISDAYRQLGQYDQAFGYLQAAQAALGTFEAPEAGQPTDAALVEQMLQRQSLAVLMIGAGQGEAAEGALRESQQLAIRTGDRSGQAFALHMLGWIKGWGEQIAQAIQLQVQARDLLLEIGDPFHAALGYEGLGIVYQAIGDTQNALKETEAGMALATRYGILRSIPWLRYNLGVLALAQGRWADAAQTLEEARSESERANDARLKPILRQALGILAWRMGKQEQARKALEDSYQAAQVSFEWLPGSAGLLGWFLAMNGSPDAARPYLDQATMRSFFTPVGFAADYYLPFVMEGLLACGDVEAAASLAERVKPWSERQYYGVSAQRILGRVAAAQEQWTEAQRSFAAGLEFCRRAGSRPEQVSTLLAWAGAALDQARAQPTQASALMDEIERLTEEAESLSGVLKLPEQAEQAVALRAEAAAVHKQAVAAAALPGTQRIDPAVLKGLTPRELEVLRLVADGKTDKEIAEELVISPRTANRHIANIFLKIDVTSRAAAAAYAIRNRLV
- a CDS encoding cyclic nucleotide-binding domain-containing protein; this translates as MAAKARRNNLLRFSNVPPSILIVTIAASWLGMATSIILGYPLAIIGIVTILPWLPVFASEALWKYRHYAWFALFEILIVTQGLHFIEHIAQIIEVDVIGWPRSLSRGIIGNLDAEYVHFFFDTFLLIGTSVLLFGKFRRNIPLWIAWVVAVWHTIEHWYITYFYTFDFPNYDGNNPLGLRAHEGLLGHNGLLWPSSPFPRIELHFLYNLIYTTPLVWAFVLVVRTAYDEYLRKAFPRLSEAHLGRLNSNLESLQARAGEIIIRQGEPADKFYIISRGEAEVLQETGGRAVVINTLASGQFFGEVGLLTGAPRNASVRARTFCDLLALDRDTFRSVIGSSVPTAQDYAQVLALRSGSRIPAVNVAGTGGGAGVPGGVFPSGGGAFPPGGSSSPAIKPPAMMPPAMMPPAMTPPAMTPPVMTPGGSSSPAITPPVMTPPAMTQPRAPVSAPPGETLIENTFVEPPTVPTLVNAAPQTPRLEPDVSGEKTIGDPTPQFRPANIGWVYGLIFLNGDQRGQGVVLSAERMQIGRAVSSEIRLANDSLVSRHHAELVRLPNGDYQVRDLGSANGIFINNQRLASNEAQTLHPDDQMRIGASTLAFRRVSARVV